A window of Kiritimatiellaceae bacterium contains these coding sequences:
- a CDS encoding TatD family hydrolase gives MYFDTHVHFDDFVKDGTLERVLERAEVSGVWKMIAVGGSPEANALAQMLAGAFPKRIYAAAGYDRHMASGPIYDITALRELAAKDSTVAIGETGLDYFYEPEKAKEQKRLFFQCLETAIHFRKPVIVHTRDADDDTLAMLTDFSRHWKGDPARRGVVHCFTRDRKMAKALLDLGFYISFSGIVTFANADPLREVAKFIPDDRLLIETDAPYLAPIPHRGECCEPAFVVDTAKRLAELRGCEVESLAKTTAQNAIHLFGLE, from the coding sequence ATGTATTTCGATACGCACGTCCATTTTGACGACTTTGTGAAGGACGGCACGCTGGAGCGCGTGCTGGAGCGCGCGGAAGTTTCCGGCGTCTGGAAGATGATTGCCGTCGGCGGCTCGCCGGAAGCCAACGCACTGGCACAAATGCTGGCTGGAGCTTTCCCGAAAAGAATCTACGCCGCCGCCGGTTACGACCGGCATATGGCGTCCGGACCGATTTACGACATTACAGCACTGCGTGAACTGGCGGCAAAAGATTCAACGGTTGCTATCGGCGAAACCGGGCTCGACTATTTTTACGAACCGGAAAAAGCCAAAGAGCAGAAACGGCTGTTTTTCCAATGTCTTGAAACCGCCATCCATTTTCGTAAGCCGGTGATTGTTCACACGCGCGACGCCGACGATGACACGTTGGCGATGCTCACCGATTTTTCCCGGCACTGGAAAGGTGATCCGGCGCGGCGCGGCGTGGTTCACTGCTTTACCCGTGACCGGAAGATGGCGAAGGCGCTGCTCGATCTCGGTTTTTATATCAGCTTCAGCGGCATCGTCACTTTCGCCAATGCCGATCCGCTGCGCGAAGTGGCGAAGTTTATTCCTGATGATCGTTTATTGATCGAAACGGATGCACCATATCTGGCGCCGATACCGCATCGCGGCGAATGTTGCGAGCCGGCTTTCGTGGTTGATACTGCCAAACGGCTTGCCGAACTGCGCGGCTGTGAAGTAGAGTCGCTGGCGAAAACGACCGCACAGAATGCGATCCATTTGTTCGGACTGGAATAG
- a CDS encoding aminodeoxychorismate/anthranilate synthase component II — MILVIDNYDSFTYNLVQYLGELGAEMKIFRNDKITVAEAVALKPEKVLVSPGPCSPREAGISCDIIREFGPRVPLLGVCLGHQAIGDVFGGNVVRAARLMHGKTSPILHHGESVFKGLPSPFNATRYHSLIVERESLPSCLKITAETAEGEIMGLMHTTLPVHGVQFHPESILTEHGKELLQNFLDM, encoded by the coding sequence ATGATTCTCGTGATCGATAACTACGATTCGTTCACCTACAACCTTGTACAGTATCTTGGTGAGCTGGGCGCGGAGATGAAAATTTTCCGTAACGACAAAATCACCGTCGCCGAAGCCGTCGCGCTCAAACCGGAAAAAGTTTTAGTCAGTCCAGGCCCGTGCTCGCCGCGTGAAGCCGGAATTTCGTGCGACATCATCCGCGAATTCGGCCCGCGCGTTCCGCTGCTCGGCGTCTGCCTGGGTCATCAGGCGATCGGCGACGTGTTTGGCGGCAACGTCGTTCGCGCCGCGCGGCTGATGCATGGCAAAACCTCGCCGATTCTGCATCACGGCGAAAGCGTTTTTAAAGGCCTGCCGAGTCCGTTCAATGCCACGCGCTATCATTCGCTGATTGTCGAACGAGAAAGCCTGCCGTCCTGCCTGAAGATCACCGCCGAAACGGCTGAAGGCGAAATTATGGGACTGATGCACACAACACTTCCGGTGCACGGCGTCCAGTTTCATCCAGAATCCATTCTCACCGAGCACGGCAAAGAGCTCCTCCAGAACTTTCTGGATATGTAA
- the trpE gene encoding anthranilate synthase component I, whose product MSVQPDRKAFLKKAKQGNLIPVWKEILADQETPVSAYERVRKFLREKDHASHTWMLESVEGGEHIGRYSFIGGNPRAILRARGSVTEITEDGATTKVADADPLNALKAYMSRYQPVHDPALPRFTGGAVGFIGYDMISVFEPRVPVIKKDVIGNPDMVMMITNAIIIFDRVNHTMKVVANAYVDGNPDKAYDEALAEIDELCEALLQPVGRVLIEAHLDVAPIEPQSNTTPDEFRGMVRKAQEYIRSGDIIQTVLSQRFEVENTADSLDVYRALRAVNPSPYMFCLDLAESALVGSSPEVHVRCEDRRIEVRPIAGTRPRGKTEADDLALEKELLADPKELAEHVMLVDLGRNDIGRVCEFSSIKVPEQMVIERYSHVMHIVSDVTGTLSPEHDAYDVMRATFPAGTVSGAPKIRAMEIIAELEKSKRGPYAGAVGYFSFDGNLDSCITIRTVVLDKNKAYVQAGAGIVADSVPEMEYQETRNKARGMMKALALAKHYAAAREGVAK is encoded by the coding sequence ATGAGTGTGCAACCGGATAGAAAAGCGTTTTTGAAAAAGGCGAAGCAGGGGAACCTGATTCCGGTCTGGAAGGAAATCCTAGCCGATCAGGAAACGCCGGTTTCCGCCTATGAACGCGTACGGAAATTTCTGCGCGAAAAAGACCACGCCTCGCACACCTGGATGCTGGAAAGCGTCGAAGGCGGCGAGCATATCGGGCGCTACTCTTTCATCGGCGGAAATCCGCGCGCCATCCTCCGCGCACGCGGCTCTGTCACCGAAATCACCGAAGACGGCGCAACGACGAAAGTCGCTGACGCCGACCCGCTCAACGCGCTCAAGGCCTATATGAGCCGCTATCAGCCGGTACACGATCCGGCGCTTCCGCGTTTTACCGGCGGGGCCGTCGGCTTTATCGGTTACGACATGATTTCCGTTTTCGAGCCGCGTGTGCCGGTGATCAAAAAAGACGTCATCGGCAATCCCGACATGGTGATGATGATCACCAACGCCATCATTATTTTTGATCGGGTCAACCACACCATGAAAGTGGTTGCCAATGCCTATGTCGATGGCAACCCCGATAAAGCCTATGACGAAGCGCTGGCGGAAATTGATGAACTTTGTGAAGCGCTGCTGCAGCCGGTTGGCCGTGTGCTGATCGAAGCACATCTAGATGTCGCGCCGATCGAGCCGCAGTCCAACACCACTCCGGACGAGTTTCGCGGCATGGTGCGCAAGGCGCAGGAATACATCCGTTCCGGTGACATTATCCAGACCGTGCTTTCACAGCGTTTCGAAGTGGAGAATACGGCAGATTCGCTGGATGTTTACCGTGCGTTGCGCGCCGTCAATCCGTCACCCTACATGTTTTGTCTCGATCTCGCTGAAAGTGCACTGGTCGGTTCGTCGCCCGAAGTTCACGTACGCTGTGAAGACCGCCGGATTGAAGTCCGTCCGATCGCCGGAACTCGGCCGCGCGGCAAAACCGAAGCGGACGATCTGGCTCTGGAAAAAGAACTGCTCGCCGACCCGAAGGAACTGGCCGAGCACGTTATGCTGGTTGACCTCGGACGTAACGACATTGGCCGCGTCTGCGAATTTTCCAGTATCAAAGTGCCGGAGCAGATGGTTATAGAGCGCTATAGTCACGTCATGCATATTGTTTCCGACGTGACCGGAACGCTTTCGCCGGAGCACGACGCCTATGATGTTATGCGCGCCACATTTCCTGCCGGAACCGTCAGCGGCGCGCCGAAAATCCGAGCGATGGAAATCATCGCCGAACTCGAAAAGTCGAAGCGCGGCCCGTACGCCGGAGCCGTCGGCTACTTCAGTTTCGACGGCAATCTGGATTCCTGCATCACCATCCGTACCGTCGTGCTCGACAAGAATAAAGCCTACGTTCAGGCTGGCGCCGGCATTGTCGCCGACTCGGTTCCGGAAATGGAATATCAGGAAACCCGCAACAAAGCCCGCGGCATGATGAAAGCCCTCGCGCTGGCCAAACACTACGCCGCCGCGCGGGAAGGGGTGGCAAAATGA
- a CDS encoding universal stress protein, with protein sequence MLKEIETGDYDLVAMATHGHKFLGDILSGSVSESLKHKIRIPLLLKSEPS encoded by the coding sequence ATCCTCAAGGAAATTGAAACCGGCGACTACGATCTCGTCGCGATGGCCACACACGGCCACAAGTTTCTTGGTGACATTCTTTCCGGGAGCGTTTCAGAAAGCCTGAAACACAAAATCCGCATTCCGCTGCTGCTTAAATCCGAACCGTCTTAG
- a CDS encoding tandem-95 repeat protein, which yields MTFNTAAPGGQYAQQNVVAVWVTQTNSTIVKTILRYGETRKTSLSTWNAADGASVDGKMGATRSSHAAPSPMTATWDLKDKLGNVVPDGTYFIKLECADGNRQAYSFNFVKNSAAGTRTDTGNTYFKNISIAYAPPVANTAPVANSQSVTNAEDTAKAITLTATDAQSNTLTYAIATSPIHGTLSAITATNQITYTPATNYYGADSFTFTAKDASLTSTPATVSITVMPVNDPPVAQNQSVTNVVEDTAKVITLVATDVETNALTYAIVSNPAHGTLGAVSSNTVIYTPETNYYGSDSFTFRASDASLTSTPATVSIAVTPVNDPPVAQGQSTSTAENTAKVVTLVATDIETNALTYSIVANPLHGTLGAVSSNTVTYTPATNYYGAESFTFKANDGSTDSVPATVSITVTHSNLPPVSQNQSVTNVVEDTARVITLVAIDPETNAVTYAVVTAPSFGTLSTISSNTITYTPATNYYGSDSFAFRASDGVLTGNTATVSITVTPVNDPPVALAQSLTATDGIPVSVTLTATDAETNALTYNLVSLPVNGHLVGTPPSLTYIPVRGLNGSDSFTFNAFDGTVIGNTATVSISLVFIDSSSNGIPNSWKSAYGVTDANADPDGDGASNYAEYMAGTNPTNKTSVFAVNVPQLTGGTNVVIRWSSVQYRFYTVQMSSNLISGWNTLTSNNVATPPLNVYTTTVNQAGSGFYRVRLER from the coding sequence ATGACTTTTAACACAGCCGCTCCGGGGGGGCAGTATGCGCAGCAAAACGTAGTTGCTGTATGGGTAACTCAAACGAACAGTACGATTGTAAAGACGATTCTTCGCTACGGAGAAACGCGGAAAACTTCTCTGAGCACGTGGAATGCTGCCGATGGAGCATCTGTTGATGGAAAGATGGGTGCCACACGTTCTAGTCATGCCGCGCCAAGCCCGATGACAGCTACTTGGGATTTGAAAGATAAGTTAGGAAACGTTGTTCCGGATGGAACTTACTTTATCAAGCTGGAATGTGCGGATGGCAATCGGCAGGCGTACTCTTTTAATTTTGTAAAGAATAGCGCGGCGGGCACGCGTACTGATACTGGAAATACCTATTTTAAAAATATATCCATTGCCTACGCTCCACCTGTCGCAAACACCGCGCCGGTGGCGAACAGTCAGAGTGTGACCAATGCCGAAGACACGGCGAAGGCCATCACGCTTACCGCTACGGATGCACAAAGCAACACGTTGACGTATGCGATTGCAACCAGTCCGATTCACGGAACGCTTAGCGCTATTACAGCCACCAATCAGATTACGTACACGCCGGCAACCAATTATTATGGCGCGGACAGTTTCACTTTTACAGCCAAGGACGCCAGTTTGACCAGTACGCCTGCCACAGTTTCGATCACGGTGATGCCGGTGAACGACCCGCCGGTAGCGCAGAACCAAAGCGTGACCAATGTGGTGGAAGATACCGCCAAGGTGATTACGCTGGTTGCCACGGATGTGGAAACCAACGCATTGACCTATGCTATCGTCAGTAATCCGGCGCACGGAACTCTTGGTGCGGTTTCGTCCAATACCGTCATCTATACGCCCGAGACGAATTACTACGGTTCAGACAGTTTCACTTTTCGGGCGAGTGATGCCAGTCTGACCAGCACGCCCGCCACGGTTTCGATTGCTGTGACACCGGTCAACGATCCGCCGGTGGCGCAAGGACAGAGCACATCGACGGCTGAGAATACAGCCAAGGTAGTCACGTTGGTGGCGACGGATATTGAAACCAATGCGCTGACGTACTCCATTGTTGCTAATCCGTTACACGGTACGCTTGGTGCGGTTTCGTCCAATACAGTCACTTATACTCCGGCGACCAATTATTATGGTGCGGAAAGTTTTACATTTAAAGCCAACGACGGTTCTACTGATTCGGTTCCGGCAACGGTTTCGATCACAGTAACACACAGTAACCTGCCGCCAGTGTCGCAGAATCAGAGTGTGACCAACGTGGTGGAAGATACGGCAAGGGTGATTACGCTGGTGGCGATTGATCCCGAAACCAATGCGGTGACTTATGCTGTGGTGACGGCTCCAAGCTTTGGGACACTCAGCACGATTTCGTCAAACACCATCACCTACACTCCGGCGACGAATTATTACGGTTCGGACAGCTTTGCGTTCCGGGCCAGCGATGGAGTTTTGACCGGCAACACAGCGACGGTTTCGATCACGGTGACACCGGTCAACGACCCGCCGGTGGCGCTGGCACAGAGTCTGACCGCGACCGACGGAATCCCGGTGTCGGTCACGCTGACGGCAACGGATGCTGAAACCAACGCGCTGACTTACAACCTTGTCTCGCTGCCCGTGAACGGGCATCTGGTTGGAACACCGCCTTCGCTGACCTATATTCCGGTACGAGGTTTGAACGGTTCGGATTCGTTCACGTTCAACGCTTTTGACGGAACGGTCATTGGCAACACGGCGACGGTATCCATTTCGCTGGTCTTCATAGACAGCAGTAGCAACGGCATTCCGAACAGCTGGAAGTCAGCATACGGCGTCACCGATGCCAATGCGGACCCGGACGGTGACGGTGCGTCCAACTATGCCGAATATATGGCGGGTACCAATCCGACGAATAAAACTTCTGTGTTCGCTGTGAATGTTCCGCAGCTGACCGGCGGAACCAACGTGGTGATCCGGTGGAGCAGTGTTCAATACCGCTTTTACACGGTTCAGATGTCGTCGAATCTGATCAGCGGATGGAACACGTTGACGAGCAACAATGTTGCCACGCCGCCGCTGAATGTTTATACAACAACTGTTAATCAGGCTGGGTCCGGATTTTACCGGGTACGGCTGGAACGGTAA
- a CDS encoding DUF2271 domain-containing protein, translated as MKKRSKMVLALALLTALPVFSALYADSAGKTLDMTFSVRNGTGDEPMIVVWLENDTGDFVQTLHIFSKKKEYYKDMLGWLFKSKTKEKPADVDAVSGATIRWNKTGTFSVPAQIGSHDLLSGAYVLRIESRKDKGSHYRNFKIPLPAGYTGGVHEDEGYVKSVEIKVK; from the coding sequence ATGAAGAAAAGAAGTAAAATGGTTTTGGCGCTGGCTCTGCTGACGGCACTGCCGGTTTTTTCCGCTCTGTACGCCGACAGCGCCGGCAAGACGCTGGATATGACTTTTTCGGTGCGCAACGGAACCGGCGATGAGCCGATGATTGTGGTTTGGCTGGAAAATGACACCGGCGATTTTGTTCAGACGTTGCACATTTTTTCCAAAAAGAAAGAGTACTACAAAGACATGCTTGGATGGCTTTTTAAATCCAAGACCAAAGAAAAGCCCGCTGACGTCGATGCCGTGAGCGGCGCGACCATTCGGTGGAACAAAACCGGCACCTTTAGCGTTCCGGCGCAGATCGGCAGTCATGATCTGCTGAGCGGCGCCTATGTTCTGCGAATCGAATCCCGCAAGGATAAAGGCAGCCACTACCGCAACTTTAAAATTCCTCTTCCGGCGGGCTATACCGGCGGCGTGCACGAAGACGAAGGCTATGTGAAGTCGGTTGAAATTAAAGTGAAATAA
- a CDS encoding FAD:protein FMN transferase, giving the protein MRVNKVILTGFLLALLGGATQGAAAEADGWYKEVRDLYYGISVQVRYYPGDVELSKRVWAYLESIDNVFNDYKAGSEVSDINHLNAAGTVTLSPMLAEAFEKSRQSWQLSEGVFDISCAPIRNLWKQAAKRGVLPSDAEVSAVRERCGLNLTGQTGNQLTLSKSGLQFDFGGIVKGIIADHVIEMLKAGGAQSALVQIGGETAAFGVSQKNRPFRIAVQHPENRDDTWCVIHDPGKGLSASTSGNYEQPIMINGKEFYHIMDPRTGYTAKTDILSVSIAFPETGKNWLADTLSTTGVILGPEKTFAIIKPLGGEALFLIRENGQIKEVKSPGWGIFE; this is encoded by the coding sequence ATGCGTGTAAACAAAGTCATTTTAACCGGATTTTTACTGGCTCTGCTCGGCGGCGCAACACAAGGCGCGGCGGCGGAGGCAGATGGCTGGTATAAGGAAGTTCGTGATCTGTATTACGGAATTTCTGTTCAGGTTCGCTATTACCCCGGCGATGTCGAGCTGAGCAAGCGGGTCTGGGCTTATCTGGAAAGTATCGACAATGTATTTAACGACTATAAAGCTGGGAGCGAAGTTTCGGATATTAACCATCTGAATGCCGCCGGAACTGTGACTCTTTCTCCCATGCTGGCGGAAGCCTTCGAAAAGTCCCGGCAGTCCTGGCAGTTGAGTGAAGGCGTGTTTGATATTTCCTGTGCACCGATTCGCAATCTGTGGAAGCAGGCGGCAAAGAGAGGCGTTTTACCGTCCGATGCCGAGGTGTCCGCCGTCCGTGAACGTTGTGGACTGAATCTGACCGGGCAGACCGGAAACCAGCTGACGCTTTCCAAATCCGGACTTCAGTTTGATTTCGGCGGCATTGTTAAAGGCATCATCGCCGATCATGTGATTGAAATGCTGAAAGCGGGCGGAGCGCAGAGCGCGCTGGTTCAAATCGGCGGCGAAACGGCTGCTTTTGGTGTTTCACAGAAGAACCGGCCTTTCCGAATTGCCGTGCAACATCCGGAAAACCGCGACGACACGTGGTGCGTAATTCATGATCCGGGGAAAGGACTCTCGGCGTCCACCAGCGGCAACTATGAACAGCCGATCATGATCAACGGAAAAGAATTTTACCACATCATGGATCCGCGCACCGGCTATACGGCGAAAACGGATATTCTCTCGGTGAGTATCGCCTTTCCGGAAACCGGGAAGAACTGGCTGGCCGACACGCTGTCAACGACCGGTGTCATACTTGGCCCTGAAAAAACTTTTGCAATTATTAAGCCGCTTGGCGGCGAAGCGTTGTTTCTGATTCGTGAGAACGGTCAGATCAAGGAAGTGAAAAGTCCGGGGTGGGGGATATTCGAATGA
- a CDS encoding 3-deoxy-7-phosphoheptulonate synthase, translating into MKPFCPIENLRVESVTQLITPEKLKKELPLTDVSRETVTAGREAIRAVLERLDPRLLVIVGPCSIHDPDAALDYARRLAALNEKVKERHQIVMRVYFEKPRTTIGWKGFINDPHLDDSCDMEYGLRAARQLMLDITALGLPVATEFLDPIIPQYIADLVSWAAIGARTIESQTHREMTSGLSMPVGLKNATDGSVQRAIDALLACRSPHSFLGIDQDGRSSIVKTRGNPDTHLVLRGGGGKTNYHADEVAAAAEKLRAAGLPEFMMVDCSHANSGKNPARQSEVWNELLEQRKQPDCPVIGAMLESFIEAGSQPISNHLKYGQSITDACIDWETTAALLGQVTE; encoded by the coding sequence ATGAAACCATTTTGCCCCATTGAAAATCTGCGCGTCGAGAGCGTCACCCAGCTCATCACGCCGGAAAAACTGAAAAAAGAGCTGCCGTTAACCGACGTGTCGCGGGAAACCGTCACCGCTGGCCGCGAAGCCATTCGCGCCGTGCTGGAACGGCTTGACCCTCGCCTGCTGGTCATCGTCGGCCCCTGCTCAATTCACGATCCAGACGCCGCGCTCGACTACGCCCGCCGCCTCGCCGCGCTCAACGAAAAAGTAAAAGAACGCCACCAGATCGTCATGCGGGTCTATTTTGAAAAACCGCGCACCACCATCGGCTGGAAAGGCTTCATCAACGATCCGCACCTCGACGATTCCTGTGACATGGAATACGGCCTGCGCGCCGCACGCCAGCTCATGCTCGATATCACCGCGCTGGGTCTGCCGGTCGCCACCGAATTTCTCGACCCGATTATTCCGCAGTACATTGCCGACCTCGTCAGCTGGGCCGCCATCGGCGCGCGCACCATCGAATCGCAAACGCACCGCGAAATGACTAGCGGACTTTCCATGCCGGTCGGCCTCAAAAATGCCACCGACGGAAGCGTCCAGCGCGCGATTGATGCCCTGCTCGCCTGCCGTTCGCCGCACAGCTTCCTCGGCATCGATCAGGACGGCCGCAGCAGTATCGTTAAAACGCGCGGCAATCCCGACACGCATCTGGTACTGCGCGGCGGCGGCGGAAAAACCAACTACCACGCCGACGAAGTCGCGGCGGCTGCCGAAAAACTGCGCGCCGCCGGACTGCCGGAATTTATGATGGTCGATTGCTCACATGCCAATTCCGGAAAAAATCCGGCGCGCCAGTCCGAGGTTTGGAACGAACTGCTCGAACAGCGCAAACAGCCGGACTGTCCCGTCATCGGCGCCATGCTGGAAAGTTTTATCGAAGCGGGCAGTCAGCCGATCAGCAATCATCTTAAATACGGACAGTCCATCACCGACGCCTGTATCGACTGGGAAACGACAGCGGCCCTGTTGGGCCAGGTAACGGAGTAA
- a CDS encoding agmatine deiminase family protein, with translation MRSKPNNSHTPTLPYSITPSLRLPAEWEPQDAVLICWPHAQTAWAPYLNEVEAVFMDIAEAVTRFEKLIVVVPDEECMRTKLAARGINMKNVALYEIESNDVWARDFGPITIYENGQPILLDFTFNGWGGKFKAGLDNQISTKLYAAGAFGNTPLRTVDLILEGGSIESDGEGALLTTAECLLNPNRNAQFNKAQIEQLLTDELEIKNFHWLENGGLAGDDTDAHIDTLARFCPDSTVLYMQCPDPADEHYPALRNMEDELKKRPYRLIPLPWPAAKFDGSGKRLPATYANFLVINGAVLVPTYNDPADSQALETVGKAFPNREIIGIDCSILILQHGSLHCVTMQIPKGVL, from the coding sequence ATGAGAAGCAAACCCAACAACTCCCATACTCCAACACTCCCATACTCCATTACTCCCTCCCTTCGCCTTCCCGCCGAATGGGAGCCGCAGGATGCCGTACTGATCTGCTGGCCGCACGCACAAACCGCCTGGGCTCCGTACCTGAATGAAGTCGAAGCGGTCTTCATGGATATTGCCGAAGCCGTGACGCGTTTTGAAAAACTGATCGTCGTCGTTCCCGATGAAGAGTGCATGCGAACCAAACTGGCGGCGCGCGGTATCAACATGAAAAATGTCGCGCTGTACGAAATTGAATCCAACGACGTCTGGGCGCGCGACTTCGGGCCGATCACGATTTATGAAAACGGTCAGCCGATCCTGCTCGATTTCACCTTCAACGGCTGGGGCGGAAAATTTAAAGCCGGACTCGATAATCAGATCAGCACCAAACTTTATGCGGCCGGCGCTTTCGGCAATACGCCGCTGCGTACCGTTGACCTGATTCTCGAAGGCGGAAGCATCGAAAGCGACGGCGAAGGAGCCTTGCTGACGACTGCCGAATGTCTGTTGAATCCGAATCGCAACGCACAGTTTAACAAAGCGCAGATCGAACAGCTGTTAACCGATGAACTGGAGATCAAAAACTTCCATTGGCTGGAAAACGGCGGGCTGGCCGGCGACGATACAGACGCACATATCGACACCCTCGCCCGGTTCTGCCCCGACAGCACCGTTCTCTATATGCAATGTCCCGACCCGGCCGACGAACACTATCCGGCACTCCGCAACATGGAAGACGAGCTGAAAAAAAGGCCGTACCGTCTGATTCCTCTCCCGTGGCCAGCGGCGAAATTCGACGGCTCCGGCAAACGCCTGCCCGCCACCTACGCCAATTTCCTCGTCATCAACGGCGCCGTGCTGGTTCCAACCTATAATGACCCCGCCGATTCCCAAGCCTTGGAAACCGTCGGAAAAGCATTCCCGAACCGTGAAATCATCGGTATAGACTGTTCCATACTGATTCTGCAGCACGGCTCGCTTCATTGCGTGACGATGCAGATTCCCAAAGGAGTTTTGTGA
- a CDS encoding carbon-nitrogen hydrolase, translating to MEKLIVGLVQQSCTADRKANIEKSITAIRRCAEQGAKLVALQELHTGLYFCQTEDTQNFELAEKIPGPSTQTFGELAKDLGIVIVTSLFERRAAGLYHNAAVVIESDGTIAGKYRKMHIPDDPGYYEKFYFTPGDLGFTPIKTSVGTLGVLVCWDQWYPEAARLMAMAGAEILIYPTAIGWDPNEKEGEKARQREAWITIQRSHAIANGIPVLSVNRTGFEPSPCGNGGAQFWGSSFVAGCQGELLAQAKPDGETELVVELDGKRSETVRRAWPFLRDRRIDAYSGLTARFLD from the coding sequence ATGGAAAAACTAATCGTCGGACTGGTTCAACAGTCGTGTACCGCCGACCGCAAGGCCAACATTGAAAAAAGCATCACCGCCATCCGCCGTTGCGCGGAACAAGGCGCGAAGCTGGTCGCGTTACAGGAACTTCACACCGGCCTCTATTTCTGCCAAACCGAAGATACGCAAAATTTTGAACTCGCCGAAAAAATTCCCGGCCCGTCCACCCAAACATTCGGCGAACTGGCGAAAGATCTCGGTATTGTCATCGTCACTTCACTGTTTGAAAGACGCGCGGCGGGCCTTTACCACAACGCCGCCGTGGTGATTGAAAGCGACGGAACAATCGCCGGCAAATACCGCAAGATGCACATTCCAGACGACCCCGGTTATTACGAAAAATTTTACTTCACTCCCGGCGACCTCGGCTTTACGCCGATCAAAACGTCGGTCGGCACGCTCGGCGTGCTGGTTTGCTGGGATCAGTGGTATCCGGAAGCCGCGCGCCTGATGGCGATGGCGGGCGCGGAAATTCTGATTTATCCGACGGCGATCGGCTGGGATCCGAACGAAAAGGAAGGCGAAAAAGCGCGTCAGCGCGAGGCGTGGATCACGATTCAGCGTTCGCATGCCATCGCCAACGGCATTCCGGTTTTGAGTGTCAATCGTACCGGTTTCGAACCTTCTCCCTGCGGCAATGGCGGCGCGCAGTTTTGGGGATCGAGTTTTGTCGCCGGATGCCAAGGTGAACTGCTGGCGCAGGCAAAACCAGACGGAGAAACCGAACTGGTCGTTGAACTTGACGGCAAGCGCAGTGAAACCGTCCGGCGCGCATGGCCGTTCCTGCGCGACCGGCGGATCGACGCCTACAGCGGACTTACCGCCCGCTTTCTGGATTAG
- a CDS encoding nucleotidyl transferase AbiEii/AbiGii toxin family protein: MIPRAFITAWKQTAPWVSDAQVEQDLVISRSLVELFSDGLLANTLAFRGGTALHKLYFSPAPRYSEDIDLVQIRPEPIGPVVDRLRKLFHFLDAPKIKQKDRNTTLLFRFQTEVEPVINMRLKIEINCREHQFVFGPVKKSYSVDSPWFSGKVDLTTFKLEELLATKVRALYQRRKGRDLFDLWYADQHTAINWPVVMQAFHQIMETDGTPVTEKQLRLNLEEKLAHPDFLTDISNLLRPEIRFETKSVSPNFLWSEK, from the coding sequence GTGATTCCCCGCGCCTTTATTACCGCATGGAAACAGACCGCGCCGTGGGTCAGCGATGCGCAGGTGGAGCAGGATCTGGTGATTTCCCGATCATTGGTCGAACTTTTTTCCGACGGTCTGCTCGCGAACACGCTCGCCTTTCGCGGCGGCACAGCCCTGCATAAACTCTATTTTTCTCCCGCTCCGCGCTACTCCGAAGATATTGATCTGGTTCAAATCCGCCCCGAACCGATCGGGCCGGTTGTTGACCGGCTCCGCAAGCTGTTCCATTTTCTTGACGCTCCGAAAATCAAACAAAAGGATCGCAACACCACCCTGCTCTTCCGGTTTCAAACCGAGGTCGAACCGGTGATCAATATGCGGCTGAAAATTGAGATCAACTGCCGTGAACATCAATTCGTTTTCGGCCCGGTCAAAAAAAGTTATTCCGTTGACTCGCCGTGGTTCAGCGGCAAAGTTGATCTCACCACCTTTAAACTGGAAGAACTTCTGGCGACTAAAGTCAGGGCCCTCTACCAACGGCGCAAAGGTCGCGACCTGTTCGATCTCTGGTACGCCGACCAGCACACCGCTATCAACTGGCCAGTTGTCATGCAGGCCTTTCATCAGATCATGGAAACTGACGGCACGCCAGTAACGGAAAAGCAGCTCCGGCTCAACCTTGAAGAAAAACTGGCACATCCTGACTTCCTGACCGACATCAGCAATCTGCTGAGACCGGAAATCCGGTTTGAGACAAAAAGCGTGAGTCCTAATTTCTTGTGGAGCGAAAAATGA